From a region of the Labrus mixtus chromosome 5, fLabMix1.1, whole genome shotgun sequence genome:
- the golph3a gene encoding Golgi phosphoprotein 3 translates to MTSLNQRSSGLVQRRTEASRLAADKDRPSGQEEDENRRGDEQDDDDTGDSKETRLTLMEEVLLLGLKDREGYTSFWNDCISSGLRGCMLIELALRGRLQLEACGMRRKGLLARKVICKSDAPTGDVLLDEALKHIKDTQPPETVQSWIELLSGETWNPLKLHYQLRNVRERLAKNLVEKGVLTTEKQNFLLFDMTTHPLTNNNIKQRLIKRVQEVVLDKWVNDPNRIDKRLLALIFLAHSSDVLENAFAPLLDDQYDLAMKRVRLLLELEPEGESMKTNANELLWAVVAAFTK, encoded by the exons ATGACTTCCCTCAATCAGCGGAGCTCAGGCCTGGTGCAGAGGCGGACTGAAGCCTCACGCCTAGCCGCTGACAAGGACCGTCCGTCCGGTCAGGAGGAGGACGAGAACCGGCGGGGAGACGAGCAGGACGACGACGACACCGGAGACTCCAAAGAAACCCGTCTTACCCTAATGGAAGAAGTGCTTCTGCTGGGACTGAAGGACCGAGAG GGTTACACCTCCTTCTGGAACGACTGCATTTCTTCCGGGCTGCGCGGCTGCATGCTGATTGAACTGGCCCTGAGAGGACGCCTGCAGCTGGAGGCCTGTGGCATGAGGAGGAAAGGTCTGCTGGCCAGGAAG GTGATCTGTAAGTCTGACGCTCCGACAGGGGACGTCCTCTTGGATGAAGCTCTGAAACACATCAAAGACACGCAGCCTCCAGAGACGGTGCAGAGCTGGATCGAACTTCTCAGCG GAGAGACGTGGAACCCTCTGAAGCTTCACTACCAGCTGAGGAACGTACGCGAGCGTCTTGCAAAGAACCTGGTGGAAAAAGGCGTCCTCACCACCGAGAAGCAGAACTTCCTGCTCTTCGATATGACCACACATCCTCtgaccaacaacaacatcaagcAGCGGCTTATCAAGAGGGTCCAGGAGGTCGTGCTGGACAAGTGGGTGAATGATCCCAATCGGATAGACAAGCGTCTGCTGGCACTCATCTTCCTGGCCCATTCCTCGGACGTGCTGGAGAACGCCTTCGCCCCGCTGCTAGACGACCAGTATGACCTCGCCATGAAGAGAGTGAgactgctgctggagctggagccAGAGGGCGAGAGCATGAAGACCAACGCCAACGAGCTGCTGTGGGCCGTGGTGGCTGCCTTCACTAAATGA